The following proteins are encoded in a genomic region of Sylvia atricapilla isolate bSylAtr1 chromosome 14, bSylAtr1.pri, whole genome shotgun sequence:
- the LOC136367545 gene encoding LOW QUALITY PROTEIN: ovomucoid-like (The sequence of the model RefSeq protein was modified relative to this genomic sequence to represent the inferred CDS: inserted 2 bases in 1 codon; deleted 1 base in 1 codon) produces the protein MTSQGRGDAYIYWGGRRLRTIHGSPATDPHGTATTXTNMKMARCSALLGLVLLCCLSDLAVAQRRASCGSYMMTGKTINMVCPRNYDPVCGTNGRTYPNECSLCRDFLRNRALDKKHDGRCVRIDCTGFLKPGSGFSIPCTMDYSPICGTNGITYRNRCHFCNAVASGLEVNLQRYGQCGGGGQFDCTQQKGSNLFCTSEFNPVCGSDGRTYGNKCQFCNAFSRSAGTLFVRHQGQC, from the exons ATGACTTCACAAGGTCGGGGAGATGCATATATATactggggagggagaaggctGAGAACCATCCACGGA TCTCCGGCAACCGACCCACACGGAACAGCCACTAC AACCAACATGAAGATGGCCAGGTGTTCTGCCCTCCTGGGGCTGGtccttctctgctgcctttctg aTCTTGCTGTTGCTCAAAGACGG GCCTCCTGCGGCAGCTACATGATGACTGGGAAAACCATAAACATGGTCTGCCCCCGCAACTACGACCCCGTCTGCGGCACCAATGGCCGCACCTACCCCAACGAGTGCTCCCTCTGCAGAGACTTCCT CCGCAACCGTGCTCTTGACAAGAAACACGACGGAAGATGCGTTAGG ATCGACTGTACCGGTTTCCTGAAGCCTGGCAGTGGTTTCAGCATTCCCTGCACCATGGACTACTCCCCCATCTGCGGCACCAATGGCATCACCTACAGGAACAGATGCCACTTCTGTAACGCTGTGGC GAGCGGCCTGGAGGTGAATCTGCAGAGATATGGACAGTGCGGTGGTGGCGGCCAG TTCGACTGCACCCAGCAGAAGGGCAGCAACCTCTTCTGCACCTCTGAGTTCAACCCCGTCTGCGGCTCCGACGGCAGAACTTACGGAAACAAGTGCCAGTTCTGCAACGCCTTTTC ACGCAGCGCTGGAACTCTCTTTGTCAGGCACCAGGGCCAATGCTAA